The [Clostridium] celerecrescens 18A genomic sequence ATAACGATTCAGGCTCAGTGGGTCTGTGATCTGTCCAAGGTAAGTATCTTCCGTCAAGAAATCTCCACGTTCCACATCATAGTAACGGCTTCTTAAATACTGGAACTCCAGATTCGGGTTGTAATCCTCTGCATTGTAGCTGTAAACATTATTATACTGCGGCTTTCCAAAGGTAATATCTCCGGTAGGGCTGTAGCGGTAGGACTTCCATAAGGTTCCCTCGCTGTCGGTTACTCCGGTGACGCTTCCTCTGGGATCGTTGGTATAATAACCTGTGAAACGCTCTAAGGGCCAGACGCTCATTTCCATAAGTATAAGCCGTATCCATTTCTCCGTCAATGTTCACTTCCATTAACACTTCTGTGTAATCCCGGTTGACATCATTGACATATTCAATCAGCTCATAGTTCTTATGCTTTCCTGTCGTTTTAATGAGATCAATTAGTCCTTGTTCCACATCGGAAATTGGCTTTTGGGGCATCAGGATTCCGCTTTGGTTCTGGCTTCCTCCTGTATTGTTGGTGTTTCCATTTCCGTTATTCCCGTTATTTCCGTTATTCCCACTAGAATTGTCTTTTCCGTTGCCATTCCCTTTTCCATTATTAGTGGCGTTCCCGTCATTGCCTTTGTCCTTGTTCTTATTCCCGTTGGACTTTGCTTCTGTCTCTGGCTCCGTTGCGGTTTCTACAGCTGATCCAGTAAAGAAATCCACAACGGAAGAAAGCGCTTCACTGATCACTCCGCTTATTCCACTGTTTCCATTATTCCTGCTTCCAGTGTTGTCCTTGTTATTTCCGTTTCCATTGCCAGAGTTTCCTTTCCAGTCATCATCCGTATGAAGGTTATAGTTTAACTGGAACAGGCGGTTTCCGTCTCCGTCATAGGCTGCCGCCACCAAAAGCTCATCTTGTACCGCTTGCATTCCCATCGGTATCTGCCGGACTGGTTTCCTCTTCATCCGTCCCTGCCGGGCTGGTTTCTGCCTCATGGCTCTCTTCCACTTCCGGCGTTTCTGCCGTGTTGGTTTCGTCCGAAGGATCTGTGGCAGCGGTCTCACTGGCGTCATCTTCCGCCACCGCCGCTTCTGTCTCATTCTGGTCAAACCCAAGTTCTTCCAGCGTCAATGCTTCCGGGCTTGCAAAGTCTACATACCTCGGCCTGTTGTTAATGTACTCCGCACCGAATGATACAATCGGTGTCATGCCCGGCGCTACCATACTCACACAAAGCAGATAGCTAAACACTTGTTTAACAAATCGTCTTTTTTTGCCCCTCATACTCATCTTTCTCCTTTAATTCATATTTTTACAGCATAGAGCCTGCAAGAATAATATATAATAAAAAGAAAATGTTGTATGATATCAGAAACGGCCATTTTTATGGCATAAACAGTTACTTAGGCAATAATCATCGCTTCAGTATCCTGAGGTTGGGAGCAATTTTAATTGTTTTTACATTTTCATCTATGCTTCTGATATTTTTAACTGTTGAAATCACGGTCTTAAATTACCTTATAGATATCCAGACAAAGCATCATTTTTATAACTCACTTCTTATTCCCCGAAAGAAATCCAGAAATTAAAAAAGCCTCCAAACTGAGATTTATTACTCAATTCAGAGACTTGAATGAAATCACTGTTCTGTTATAGAGGATTTGTCTTCCTGTTTTTTCTTGTTCCTTTCCCGCAGCTCTCTAAAAAAATCTTTCATCATTTGAGAACATTCTTCTCCCAAAACTCCTGTTTCTGTTAAAACCTGATGGTTAAAGCCCTCCTCATGAAGCATATCAAGCACCGATCCTGCACAACCGGCCTTTGCATTCATGCAGCCGATAACAACTCTGGGGATCCTGGCCTGAACAATAGCTCCGGCACACATGGGACAGGGTTCCAGGGTCACATACATGGTGCAGCCCTCAAGCCTCCAATCCCCTATTTTTCTGCACGCTTTGCGGATGGCATTGATCTCCGCATGGGACAGGACATTTTTATCAATGGTGCGGCGGTTATATCCACGTGCAATGATCTTATCTTCATAAACAATAATGCAGCCGATGGGGACTTCACCAATGGCGCCTGCCTTTTCAGCCTGTTTTATTGCTGTACGCATATATTTCTCATCTGTTGTCATATTTGTTCCTCTTTGCTATTAATATTACAGCCCATGTTTTCGGGGCATATTGGGACACCTTAAGGCATTTCAATATTACTGTACCCTCCAAGTGTTTAAATGTGATATACTTGGATAAGTATATCACGAAACAAAGGAATGGTGAAGGTATGAAACTATGCGGTCTTCAAA encodes the following:
- the tadA gene encoding tRNA adenosine(34) deaminase TadA produces the protein MTTDEKYMRTAIKQAEKAGAIGEVPIGCIIVYEDKIIARGYNRRTIDKNVLSHAEINAIRKACRKIGDWRLEGCTMYVTLEPCPMCAGAIVQARIPRVVIGCMNAKAGCAGSVLDMLHEEGFNHQVLTETGVLGEECSQMMKDFFRELRERNKKKQEDKSSITEQ